Proteins co-encoded in one Crateriforma spongiae genomic window:
- a CDS encoding sugar phosphate isomerase/epimerase family protein, whose translation MKAQRRTFLVSSAAMTLAAAMPKPHRASAQSPDRPAKRSIPLCVFTKPLTSLSFDDLAARVADLGFDGLEAPVRPRGHVEPKDAAQKLPKLVKALQKRDLEITVLTSAINNADDATNRELLKVAADLGVRRYRLGYFKYDLSKPIVPQLDQWKQKLIDLAELNERLGICGLYQNHAGRNTMGAPLWDLRYILNGIDPKDLAVAYDIRHATVEGGTSWPLTFQLIRPHIDTVYVKDFDWDGTKVINVPLGQGMVDPAFFKMLADSDFSGPISLHEEYLDHADPALVPKHIDAIRDDLATLDRWMTDAGI comes from the coding sequence ATGAAAGCGCAACGCCGCACTTTTTTGGTTTCCTCCGCCGCGATGACGTTGGCGGCGGCAATGCCCAAGCCCCACCGTGCGTCGGCACAATCGCCCGACCGGCCCGCCAAGCGATCGATTCCCCTGTGTGTATTCACCAAGCCGCTGACATCGCTTTCGTTTGACGACTTGGCGGCTCGCGTCGCCGATCTGGGGTTCGATGGATTGGAAGCACCGGTCCGACCACGCGGTCATGTCGAACCGAAGGACGCTGCCCAGAAGCTGCCCAAGCTGGTGAAAGCACTACAGAAACGTGATTTGGAAATCACCGTGCTGACGTCGGCCATCAACAACGCCGATGACGCCACCAATCGTGAACTGTTGAAAGTCGCCGCCGACCTGGGTGTGCGTCGCTATCGACTGGGTTACTTCAAATACGATTTGTCCAAGCCGATCGTGCCACAGTTGGACCAGTGGAAACAGAAACTGATTGACTTGGCGGAATTGAATGAGCGGCTGGGGATTTGTGGTCTGTACCAGAACCATGCCGGACGCAACACGATGGGCGCACCGTTGTGGGATCTACGGTACATCTTGAACGGCATCGATCCGAAAGACTTGGCCGTCGCCTACGACATTCGTCACGCCACTGTGGAAGGTGGAACCAGTTGGCCGTTGACGTTCCAACTGATTCGGCCCCACATCGATACGGTGTATGTCAAAGACTTTGATTGGGACGGCACGAAAGTGATCAATGTTCCGTTGGGGCAGGGCATGGTCGATCCCGCGTTCTTCAAGATGCTGGCCGATTCCGATTTCAGCGGACCGATTTCATTGCACGAAGAATACTTGGACCATGCCGATCCGGCATTGGTCCCCAAACATATCGATGCGATACGCGATGACTTGGCGACGCTTGATCGCTGGATGACCGACGCCGGTATTTGA
- a CDS encoding cysteine peptidase family C39 domain-containing protein, whose translation MTLETIAALFAAAGLGLGGWAAGRRLGRQNQVSPLLFSMVVVLALVAAWVLSGRLLWAVILPSAEAIFWANWMPAILCFTAGLATATPGLHRWHRPATVGLLWILAGCFWVGPFARPWIAPATVLDEDWIGWRRGVCLQSHPSTCGPASAATLLSEHDIRSSEKDLMATCFTSRWGTEPLGLYRGLTLASAHAGLKPQPASPDSRQWIHRGQVPNVAIVRLGVEDSDGSLSRWFGASQERHAITVLGRTDDGLWLIGDPAIGLVSWTDAQMQKRFTGEAICLVPDHSVRSRYRAVAGKRFEAMVSDSTSDQPR comes from the coding sequence ATGACCTTGGAGACGATAGCCGCCCTATTTGCGGCAGCCGGTCTCGGTCTAGGCGGCTGGGCGGCCGGACGGCGTCTGGGACGCCAGAATCAGGTTTCGCCCCTGCTGTTTTCGATGGTGGTGGTGCTGGCACTCGTTGCGGCTTGGGTTTTGAGCGGCCGTTTGCTGTGGGCGGTGATTCTGCCCAGTGCCGAGGCAATTTTTTGGGCCAACTGGATGCCTGCGATTCTGTGCTTCACCGCGGGGTTGGCGACGGCCACACCAGGGCTGCATCGCTGGCATCGTCCGGCGACGGTCGGGTTGTTGTGGATCCTGGCGGGCTGTTTTTGGGTCGGCCCCTTTGCCCGCCCCTGGATCGCGCCGGCGACGGTGCTGGACGAAGACTGGATCGGGTGGCGACGCGGTGTTTGTCTGCAATCGCATCCATCGACTTGTGGTCCGGCTTCGGCTGCGACGTTGCTGTCCGAACATGACATTCGGTCCAGCGAAAAGGACTTGATGGCGACCTGTTTCACCAGCCGCTGGGGAACCGAACCGCTGGGTTTGTACCGTGGTCTGACATTGGCCAGTGCCCACGCAGGGCTGAAGCCTCAGCCGGCATCCCCCGACTCGCGACAGTGGATTCATCGAGGCCAGGTTCCCAACGTGGCGATCGTGCGACTTGGGGTGGAAGATTCCGACGGTTCGCTAAGCCGATGGTTCGGGGCGTCACAGGAGCGTCATGCCATCACCGTGTTGGGGCGAACCGACGATGGTTTGTGGCTGATCGGAGATCCGGCGATTGGCTTGGTCAGCTGGACCGATGCTCAGATGCAGAAGCGATTCACGGGCGAAGCGATTTGTCTGGTCCCCGATCATTCGGTTCGATCACGCTATCGTGCGGTCGCGGGCAAACGTTTTGAAGCGATGGTGTCGGATTCGACGTCTGACCAGCCGCGCTAA
- a CDS encoding dihydroorotase, whose translation MSSLLIRGSQVVFPDGVRTCNVLVRDGRIADTDASPDAAADEIVDAKGLHLMPGVVDDQVHFRDPGLTHKEDLATASRACAAGGVTTFLEMPNTVPPAVTCDGIRAKEALAAEKSLVNYGFYIGATPDNVDELKAASDANFPGIKIFIGSSTGNLLVDQQEALERIFAETDLPICAHCEDESTVNANRAKYADTTDVRDHSRIRDESAALIATRRSIDLSVRHQHRFHVLHVSTAAEVPLIRGQQPWITAEVCPHHLFFNVDDYQRLGTRIQMNPSIKTAADNDGLWKALLDGDVQVIATDHAPHTLDEKSVAYPKSPSGLPAVENSLALMLNQVSQDRCRLTDVASWMCDAPARVWGITGKGRIENGYDADLVLVDMALSQTILDQHQHTKSRWSPWHGVTTTGWPIATFVAGHRVWSRRDGFDVNHRGQKPLFDHARGGFWATTDGIGPR comes from the coding sequence ATGTCCAGCCTGCTGATTCGCGGATCTCAAGTCGTCTTTCCGGACGGCGTTCGAACTTGCAACGTGTTGGTTCGCGACGGCCGCATCGCCGATACCGATGCGTCACCGGATGCCGCGGCCGATGAAATCGTCGACGCCAAGGGGCTGCATCTGATGCCCGGTGTTGTGGATGACCAAGTCCATTTTCGCGACCCCGGGCTGACCCATAAGGAAGACTTGGCGACCGCGTCGCGCGCTTGCGCGGCGGGCGGTGTGACGACATTCCTGGAAATGCCCAACACGGTGCCGCCCGCGGTGACCTGTGACGGCATCCGAGCCAAAGAAGCGTTGGCAGCCGAAAAGTCGCTGGTCAATTACGGCTTTTACATCGGTGCCACGCCGGACAATGTTGATGAACTGAAAGCCGCGTCGGACGCCAACTTTCCCGGCATCAAGATTTTCATCGGCAGCAGCACGGGCAATCTGTTGGTCGATCAACAGGAGGCACTGGAACGGATTTTCGCCGAAACCGATCTGCCGATTTGTGCGCACTGCGAAGACGAATCGACGGTCAATGCCAACCGTGCCAAGTACGCCGACACGACGGATGTCCGCGACCATTCACGGATTCGTGATGAATCGGCCGCGTTGATCGCCACGCGACGTTCGATCGACTTGTCGGTTCGTCATCAGCATCGCTTTCACGTTCTGCACGTATCGACTGCGGCGGAAGTACCACTGATTCGCGGTCAACAACCGTGGATCACTGCGGAAGTCTGCCCGCATCATTTGTTTTTCAACGTCGACGATTACCAGCGACTGGGAACACGGATTCAAATGAATCCGTCGATCAAAACGGCCGCCGACAATGACGGGTTGTGGAAAGCATTGTTGGATGGTGATGTCCAAGTCATCGCCACCGATCACGCGCCGCACACGTTGGATGAAAAATCGGTCGCCTATCCGAAATCACCCAGCGGCTTGCCCGCCGTCGAAAACAGTTTGGCGTTGATGTTGAACCAAGTCAGCCAAGACCGCTGTCGTTTGACCGACGTCGCTTCCTGGATGTGCGACGCACCGGCACGGGTTTGGGGCATTACGGGGAAAGGTCGAATCGAAAACGGTTACGATGCGGACCTGGTCTTGGTGGACATGGCACTGTCCCAAACCATTCTGGATCAGCACCAGCACACCAAGTCGCGGTGGAGTCCCTGGCATGGCGTAACGACGACCGGTTGGCCGATCGCAACCTTCGTCGCGGGGCACCGTGTTTGGAGCCGGCGTGACGGCTTCGACGTGAATCACCGTGGACAAAAACCGCTGTTCGATCACGCCCGCGGCGGGTTCTGGGCCACGACCGATGGAATCGGGCCCCGCTAG
- a CDS encoding helix-turn-helix domain-containing protein: MRYAFRLAELLGHTPDRRKRPGTIKSIVEHTGLDRHQVASLLKNEAKYIPLEALSRLCDYLIDHGYATAEQLPGALFAVNAENFWELLARRGEIEIVVGVRQADGNDSPEGAMVVASDSVLVGELLNGVSTLGGSAKHQAGAEGNAETEKEVLMPDRLQQTLVWSPGQVSLEDARARATEVFESFVNAQGDRGLVCIGSVKSNPVVELMMSDLFGCTPFVTEDDIDDASARSCPFYLRYRDSDPKPDGASAGTRLSKNEDAPEPGFYFEKDDGSWEYAGGKDQDTALVFYVFREALGRLDMVLSGFSGRATRLLAKTLAIRGEEFWPPVYHRGGTQIGAYLVTYENTDGKPSRDDLLYNPGGAATILPLPTEAIARRLARR, encoded by the coding sequence ATGAGATACGCATTCAGGCTGGCCGAACTGCTCGGACACACTCCGGACCGCCGTAAACGCCCCGGAACGATCAAATCCATCGTTGAACACACCGGGCTGGACCGACACCAGGTCGCTTCGCTGTTGAAGAACGAAGCGAAATACATCCCGCTGGAAGCACTTTCGCGTCTGTGCGATTACCTGATCGATCACGGCTATGCCACCGCCGAACAACTGCCGGGCGCCCTTTTCGCCGTCAACGCGGAAAACTTTTGGGAATTGCTGGCCCGTCGCGGCGAAATCGAAATCGTCGTCGGTGTGCGTCAGGCGGACGGCAACGATTCGCCCGAAGGTGCGATGGTCGTCGCCAGTGACAGCGTTCTGGTCGGCGAACTGCTCAACGGCGTCAGCACCCTGGGCGGCAGTGCCAAGCATCAAGCGGGGGCCGAAGGCAACGCCGAAACCGAAAAAGAAGTCTTGATGCCCGATCGCCTGCAACAAACGCTGGTTTGGAGCCCCGGTCAGGTGTCGCTGGAAGACGCCCGTGCCCGTGCGACCGAGGTCTTCGAAAGCTTCGTTAATGCCCAGGGCGACCGCGGATTGGTCTGTATCGGTAGCGTGAAATCCAATCCGGTCGTCGAATTGATGATGAGCGACCTGTTCGGGTGCACCCCGTTTGTTACCGAAGACGACATCGACGATGCGTCGGCACGAAGTTGCCCGTTTTACCTACGCTACCGCGACAGCGACCCCAAACCCGATGGGGCCAGTGCGGGAACCCGGCTAAGCAAGAACGAAGACGCCCCGGAACCCGGGTTCTACTTCGAAAAAGACGACGGGTCCTGGGAATACGCCGGCGGCAAAGACCAAGATACGGCGCTGGTGTTTTACGTCTTTCGCGAAGCCTTGGGCCGACTGGACATGGTGCTGAGCGGGTTTTCCGGTCGGGCCACCCGCTTGCTGGCCAAAACGCTGGCGATCCGCGGTGAAGAATTTTGGCCGCCCGTGTATCACCGCGGCGGGACTCAAATCGGCGCCTATTTGGTGACCTACGAAAACACTGACGGCAAACCCAGCCGCGACGATCTGCTGTACAACCCCGGCGGTGCGGCAACCATTCTGCCGCTGCCGACCGAAGCGATCGCTCGACGTCTGGCGCGACGCTAG
- a CDS encoding 3-keto-disaccharide hydrolase codes for MESGPARFPDFGANLAEIVDTGQSNGTGADRATVSAKLWGRNEFDTVAFASVRRQFVVFPPHEFLSPSCGLINMLALLRRCALFCVCTLIGLSASVDADDVAAGADDQTITQPVILFNGKDLDGWEGRDDLWSVEDGAIVGRTSEDDPIDGNTFLVWKDGQPSNFQLVLMFKIESGNSGIQYRSRVIDQDKFVVSGYQADIDFANKFAGILYEEKARGILTLRGTKVTIGADGKKTPETFADSQALAAGIHPGKWNEFRVVADGNHLIHYINGAKVSETIDHQSDKAAKSGVIALQLHRGPAMVVRFKNIKLLPLD; via the coding sequence ATGGAATCGGGCCCCGCTAGGTTTCCCGACTTTGGTGCGAACCTGGCCGAGATTGTTGACACCGGCCAAAGCAACGGAACCGGCGCCGATCGTGCCACCGTTTCAGCTAAGCTGTGGGGGCGAAATGAATTCGACACCGTCGCATTTGCATCGGTTCGACGTCAGTTCGTTGTCTTCCCGCCCCACGAATTTCTCTCCCCATCTTGTGGACTGATCAATATGTTGGCCCTCCTGCGTCGCTGCGCTCTGTTCTGTGTTTGCACCTTGATTGGACTCTCGGCATCCGTCGATGCGGACGATGTTGCCGCGGGTGCTGATGACCAAACGATCACTCAGCCGGTGATTCTGTTCAATGGCAAAGACTTGGACGGCTGGGAAGGCCGCGATGATCTTTGGTCGGTCGAAGACGGTGCGATCGTGGGACGCACCAGTGAAGACGATCCGATCGACGGCAACACGTTCTTGGTCTGGAAAGACGGACAGCCTTCGAATTTCCAATTGGTCCTGATGTTCAAGATCGAAAGCGGCAATTCAGGGATCCAGTATCGCAGCCGCGTGATCGACCAAGACAAGTTCGTCGTTTCGGGTTACCAGGCCGACATCGATTTTGCCAACAAGTTCGCCGGCATCCTGTACGAGGAAAAAGCACGCGGCATCCTGACCTTGCGCGGGACCAAGGTGACCATCGGTGCAGACGGCAAGAAGACGCCGGAGACGTTTGCAGATTCCCAAGCATTAGCCGCCGGGATCCATCCCGGAAAATGGAACGAGTTCCGCGTGGTCGCCGACGGAAATCATTTGATCCACTACATCAATGGTGCGAAGGTCAGCGAGACGATCGACCATCAGTCCGACAAAGCCGCCAAGTCGGGTGTGATCGCCCTGCAGCTGCACCGTGGCCCCGCGATGGTGGTCCGGTTCAAGAACATCAAGCTGTTGCCGCTGGACTGA